Proteins from a single region of Gordonia hongkongensis:
- a CDS encoding glycosyltransferase, which produces MVDDDRPIVHVTQGTLDNDDFSQLIEPAVAGLAEMDVQVVVTTGGADPDPVPRNDNTRVARFLDYDALLPRTSVLITNGGYGGVLQALRHGVPVVVAPGGEDKPEVAARVAYFGVGADLGTRRPAPADLAATVRRILADDGVAVRCRQMAHAIAGYDSTQTIVTEVDRAVRRSTRSS; this is translated from the coding sequence ATGGTCGACGACGACCGCCCGATCGTTCACGTCACCCAGGGCACGCTCGACAACGACGACTTCTCCCAACTGATCGAACCCGCCGTCGCCGGGCTGGCCGAGATGGACGTCCAGGTCGTCGTGACAACCGGCGGTGCGGACCCGGATCCCGTGCCGCGGAACGACAACACGCGGGTCGCGCGGTTCCTCGACTACGACGCCCTGTTGCCGCGCACATCGGTGCTGATCACCAACGGCGGCTACGGCGGAGTGCTGCAGGCACTGCGCCACGGCGTGCCCGTCGTCGTCGCACCAGGGGGTGAGGACAAGCCCGAAGTCGCGGCTCGGGTGGCGTACTTCGGGGTCGGCGCAGATCTGGGGACCCGGCGACCCGCTCCTGCGGACCTCGCCGCGACGGTACGCCGCATCCTGGCCGACGACGGCGTTGCCGTTCGGTGTCGGCAGATGGCGCATGCGATCGCCGGTTACGACTCGACCCAGACGATCGTGACCGAAGTCGATCGGGCGGTTCGTCGATCGACCCGCTCATCCTGA